In one Oryzias latipes chromosome 13, ASM223467v1 genomic region, the following are encoded:
- the ypeld gene encoding yippee-like d isoform X1: protein MVRMTRSKTFQAYLPSCHRTYSCIHCRAHLANHDELISKSFQGSQGRAYLFNSVVNVGCGPAEERVLLTGLHAVADIYCENCKTTLGWKYEHAFESSQKYKEGKFIIELAHMIKDNGWD from the exons ATGGTCAGAATGACGCGCTCCAAAACTTTTCAGGCATATCTGCCGAGCTGCCACCGAACCTACAGCTGCATCCACTGCCGGGCTCACCTGGCCAACCACGATGAGCTCATCTCAAAG tcgTTCCAGGGGAGCCAAGGCAGAGCGTACCTGTTCAACTCTGT GGTGAATGTTGGGTGTGGTCCTGCAGAGGAGAGGGTTCTGCTGACAGGTCTGCATGCTGTGGCAGATATCTACTGTGAGAACTGCAAGACCACTCTGGGCTGGAAATAT GAGCACGCTTTTGAGAGCAGTCAGAAGTATAAGGAGGGCAAGTTCATCATCGAGCTGGCCCACATGATCAAGGACAACGGCTGGGACTGA